A stretch of the Archocentrus centrarchus isolate MPI-CPG fArcCen1 unplaced genomic scaffold, fArcCen1 scaffold_32_ctg1, whole genome shotgun sequence genome encodes the following:
- the vps35 gene encoding vacuolar protein sorting-associated protein 35 — protein sequence MPATQQSPQDEQEKLLDEAVQAVKVQSFQMKRCLDKNKLMDALKHASNMLGELRTSMLSPKSYYELYMAISDELHYLEVYLTDEFAKGRKVADLYELVQYAGNIIPRLYLLITVGVVYVRSFPQSRKDILKDLVEMCRGVQHPLRGLFLRNYLLQCTRNILPDDGEQPEGTEEMTGDINDSIDFVLLNFAEMNKLWVRMQHQGHSRDREKREKERQELRILVGTNLVRLSQLEGVNVDKYKQIVLPGVLEQVVNCRDSLAQEYLMECIIQVFPDEFHLQTLNPFLRSCAELHQHVNVKNIIIALIDRLALFAHREDGPGIPAEIKLFDIFSQQVATVIQSRQDMPSEDIVSLQVSLINLAMKCYPERVDYVDKVLESTVEIFNKLNLEHIATSSAVSKELTRLLKIPVDTYNNVLMVLQLKHFPPLFEYFDYESRKNMSCYVLSNTLDYNTTIVAQEQVDAILNLVSTLIQDQPDQPADDPDPEDFAEEQSLVGRFIHLLHSEDPDQQYLILNTARKHFGAGGNQRIRYTLPPLVFAAYQLAFRYKENSSADDKWEKKCQKIFSFAHQTISALIKAELAELPLRLFLQGALAAGEIGFENHETVAYEFMSQAFSLYEDEISDSKAQLAAITLIIGTFERMRCFSEENHEPLRTQCALAASKLLKKPDQCRAVSICAHLFWSGRSTDKNGEEIRDGKRVMECLKKALKIANQCMDPSLQVQLFIEILNRYVCFYERENDAVTVQVLNQLIQKIREDLPNLEASEETEQINKHFHNTLEHLRLQRESPESEGPAYEGLVL from the exons ATG CCGGCCACACAGCAGTCACCCCAGGATGAGCAGGAGAAGCTTCTGGATGAAGCCGTGCAGGCTGTCAAGGTCCAGTCGTTCCAGATGAAGCGATGCCTG GACAAAAACAAGTTGATGGATGCTTTAAAGCATGCCTCCAACATGCTGGGTGAACTGAGGACCTCCATGCTTTCTCCAAAGAGCTACTATGAGCTCT ATATGGCTATCTCTGATGAACTCCACTACTTAGAGGTTTATCTGACTGATGAGTTTGCCAAAGGACGGAAGGTGGCAGATCTTTATGAGCTGGTCCAGTATGCAGGCAACATCATCCCCAGGCT GTATCTGCTGATTACAGTGGGTGTAGTGTATGTTCGCTCCTTCCCGCAGTCCCGCAAGGACATTCTGAAGGACCTAGTTGAGATGTGCCGTGGTGTCCAGCACCCGCTCAGGGGCCTCTTCCTCAGAAATTACTTGTTGCAGTGTACCCGAAACATACTGCCGGATGATGGAGAGCAGCCAGA GGGAACAGAGGAGATGACCGGCGATATCAATGACTCCATCGACTTTGTCCTTCTAAACTTTGCGGAGATGAACAAGTTATGGGTTCGAATGCAGCATCAGGGTCACAGCCGAGACCGAGAGAAGAGGGAAAAGGAGCGACAAGAACTTCGGATTCTGGTGGGCACCAATCTGGTTCGCCTCAGCCAACTGGAGGGTGTCAACGTGGACAAATACAAacag ATCGTTCTTCCTGGCGTGCTGGAACAGGTTGTGAACTGCAGAGACTCACTGGCTCAGGAGTATCTCATGGAGTGCATCATTCAG GTTTTCCCAGATGAGTTTCACCTTCAAACCCTGAACCCTTTCCTGCGTTCCTGTGCTGAGCTCCATCAACACGTCAATGTCAAGAACATCATCATCGCTCTCATTGACAG ACTCGCTCTGTTTGCTCATCGAGAAGATGGCCCGGGGATCCCAGctgaaatcaaactgtttgaCATCTTCTCTCAGCAAGTGGCCACTGTCATTCAG TCTCGCCAGGACATGCCATCAGAGGATATTGTATCACTTCAGGTCTCTCTCATCAATTTGGCCATGAAATGCTACCCCGAACGTGTTGACTATGTAGACAAGGTCCTGGAGAGTACTGTGGAGATTTTCAACAAGCTCAACTTGGAACA CATAGCCACCAGCAGTGCAGTGTCAAAGGaactcacccggctgctgaagATCCCAGTGGATACCTACAACAATGTCCTGATGGTTTTGCAGCTCAAACACTTCCCACCACTCTTTGAATACTTTGACTACGAGTCCCGCAAGAACATGAGTTGCTACGTGCTGAGCAACACACTGGACTACAACACTACCATTGTGGCACAGGAACAG GTGGATGCTATCTTGAACTTGGTATCCACACTGATACAGGACCAGCCAGACCAACCAGCTGATGATCCGGACCCAGAGGACTTTGCTGAGGAGCAGAGCCTCGTGGGTCGTTTCATTCATCTGCTCCATTCTGAAGATCCTGATCAGCAGTATCTT attcttaaTACAGCCCGCAAACACTTTGGTGCTGGTGGAAACCAAAGGATTCGTTACACATTGCCTCCCCTGGTGTTTGCTGCCTACCAGCTAGCCTTTAGATACAAGGAAAACTCTTCAGCG gATGACAAATGGGAGAAGAAGTGCCAGAAGATCTTTTCTTTTGCCCACCAGACAATCAGTGCCCTCATTAAGGCCGAGCTTGCTGAGCTGCCTCTCCGACTGTTTTTGCAGGGGGCGCTGGCTGCAGGCGAGATCGGCTTTGAGAACCACGAGACAGTAGCGTATGAGTTCATGTCACAG GCCTTCTCTCTCTATGAGGATGAGATCAGTGACtccaaagcccagctcgcagcCATCACACTGATCATTGGCACCTTCGAGCGAATGCGATGCTTCAGCGAGGAAAACCACGAGCCCCTGAGGACTCAGTGTGCGCTGGCTGCGTCCAAGCTGCTGAAGAAGCCTGACCAGTGCAGAGCTGTCAGCATCTGTGCCCATCTCTTTTGGTCAGGTCGCAGCACTGACAAAAATGGTGAAGAG ATCCGTGATGGTAAGCGGGTAATGGAGTGTCTAAAGAAAGCCTTGAAGATTGCCAACCAGTGCATGGATCCTTCACTGCAAGTCCAGCTTTTCATTGAAATCCTCAACAGATACGTCTGCTTCTACGAGAGAGAAAATGATGCG GTGACAGTCCAGGTATTAAACCAGCTGATCCAAAAGATCAGGGAAGACCTTCCCAACCTGGAAGCTAGTGAAGAGACGGAGCAGATCAACAAACACTTCCACAATACACTGGAGCATCTTCGTCTGCAGAGGGAATCCCCTGAATCTGAGGGCCCTGCCTATGAGGGCCTGGTCCTTTAA